The Naumovozyma dairenensis CBS 421 chromosome 1, complete genome genome includes a region encoding these proteins:
- the MAF1 gene encoding RNA polymerase III-inhibiting protein MAF1 (similar to Saccharomyces cerevisiae MAF1 (YDR005C); ancestral locus Anc_3.197) gives MKFIDELDIEKVNQSLNFETNDCKITGGCDIFTTKPVASDKKLYKTIDHHLETILQENESYKAAIQQQILMEANKSISPSPFNQTSNDASSFWEQKRRMSVGDSFHNNHYYTNSNNSTNNPNNNSTNNVNNNTVSFWEENVATPPIIRSSKLNDQNLKELVMESNSGYGSSTSITSSKSSSSLYNSMNKRNDSNRDESTTNGINNDNNSTEDGEKKKKIRRRSSLNDTSSNITIGPFGPIKEPASRRTFAYLIAILNASYPDHDFSTLEPTDFTRSSLKSFISKFESSLYSLGKQSEEWIWDIINPHMTLADCVVYLYSPAKSFLEDEPGYLWSLMGFLFNKKRKRVAFLYLISSRLQNAAHDINYDDNFAMDPKRKLTIDDDSNQFEGEYDLVNDEEAIIDDTEDDFLIGSRI, from the coding sequence ATGAAATTCATTGACGAAttagatattgaaaaggtGAACCAATCACTTAATTTCGAGACGAATGATTGTAAGATAACAGGTGGCTGCGATATATTTACGACAAAACCTGTAGCTTCAGATAAAAAACTTTACAAGACTATTGATCATCATTTAGAAACTATACtccaagaaaatgaaagttATAAAGCTGCCATTCAACAGCAAATTCTAATGGAAGCCAATAAATCTATCTCACCATCACCATTTAATCAAACTTCTAACGATGCTTCATCATTTTGGGAACAAAAGAGAAGAATGTCAGTGGGAGATTCATTTCATAATAACCATTATTATACAAacagtaataatagtacTAATAACCccaataataacagtacTAATAATGTGAATAACAATACTGTCTCCTTTTGGGAAGAAAATGTGGCTACCCCTCCAATCATTAGAAGCtctaaattgaatgatcaaaatttgaaggAATTGGTAATGGAATCCAATTCAGGATATGGCAGTTCAACATCAAtaacttcttcaaaatcttcttcctccttATATAATAGTATGAATAAGAGGAACGATAGTAATAGAGATGAAAGCACTACTAATGGCATcaataatgacaataattCTACTGAAGATGgagagaaaaagaagaaaataagaagaagatctTCATTAAATGATACAAGTAGTAATATCACGATAGGCCCATTTGGTCCAATCAAGGAGCCCGCAAGTAGAAGAACATTTGCATATCTTATTGCTATCTTGAATGCATCTTATCCGGATCATGATTTTTCGACTTTGGAACCAACTGACTTCACCAGGAGTTCTTTAAAATCGTTTATTTCCAAGTTTGAAAgttcattatattcattagGTAAACAATCCGAAGAGTGGATTTGGGATATAATTAACCCTCATATGACTTTAGCTGACTGtgttgtttatttatattctcCAGCTAAATCGTTTTTAGAGGATGAACCAGGCTACCTGTGGAGTTTAATGGGATTCCTTTTTAataagaaaaggaaaagagtAGCCTTTTTATATCTAATATCTTCCAGGTTACAAAACGCAGCTCATGACATAAATTATGATGACAATTTTGCAATGGATCCCAAAAGGAAGTTAACAATTGACGATGATTCTAATCAATTTGAGGGTGAGTACGATTTGGTAAATGACGAGGAAGctattattgatgatactgaagatgattttCTTATAGGATCTCGAATCTAA
- the RAD57 gene encoding putative DNA-dependent ATPase RAD57 (similar to Saccharomyces cerevisiae RAD57 (YDR004W); ancestral locus Anc_3.198), translated as MDLYDELPHSELLSDPEFTQLLQSTRHNQLTVVDFITLNTRELARVSQRSITEINKFRNLILKEFEDQYNELTQPKPIRILDSTDSTETYRQGNGQDGCSPVCFTTGDVTIDESLGGGIFLGNITEIFGESSTGKSQLLMQLCLSVQLPKSMGGLESKCVYITTEGDLPTTRLEGILDARPELKKHGVSQHNIFTVSCNDLITQEHILNVQLPVLLEQNESKIKLIIIDSISHHMRVELQTNSIKASRNNRYYVEQMAERLLHIADKHSLAIVVANQVSDKPMAEKQTRYHQTIMDYEYQLGWVVGWKDSTILYRQKSVELPNDNNINRNHESILSDDEDSILIETELNKVATTNNSKAVQPSRQLVLNDNLDVDTLNSRYTNVDRKQNSTSYLIKKKPYKKKIDTRVPNLGLSWANHVSTRILLRKTYMASPMIKRGDLKYYDGTDTSKFWQARRTLKVVFSSFCKPGEVAFIISKKGIESVGD; from the coding sequence ATGGATTTATATGATGAGCTGCCTCATAGTGAATTATTGTCTGACCCGGAATTCACCCAATTGTTACAATCAACAAGACATAACCAACTTACTGTTGTAGATTTCATAACTTTAAATACAAGAGAATTGGCAAGAGTTTCACAAAGATCTATTAcagaaataaataaatttcgAAATTTAATCCTAAAGGAATTTGAAGATCAATATAATGAACTAACTCAGCCAAAGCCGATTCGAATATTGGATAGCACTGATAGCACTGAGACGTACAGGCAAGGAAATGGCCAAGATGGGTGTAGTCCAGTCTGTTTCACAACAGGCGATGTTACTATTGACGAATCATTGGGTGGTGGTATATTCTTAGGTAATATAACAGAAATCTTTGGAGAAAGCTCTACTGGTAAATCTCAATTATTAATGCAATTATGTTTAAGCGTCCAGCTACCTAAGTCTATGGGAGGGTTAGAAAGTAAATGCGTTTATATAACTACAGAAGGTGATTTACCAACAACCAGGCTAGAAGGGATCTTGGATGCAAGACCAGAACTTAAAAAACACGGTGTTTCTCAgcataatatatttactgTTAGCtgtaatgatttaattacTCAAGAACATATTTTAAATGTTCAGTTGCCTGTTCTCTTGGAACaaaatgaatcaaaaatcaaattgatAATCATAGATTCAATTTCTCATCATATGAGGGTAGAGCTACAAACTAACTCTATAAAGGCGTCCCGAAATAACAGATATTATGTCGAACAAATGGCCGAAAGATTATTACACATTGCGGATAAACATTCGTTAGCAATTGTAGTAGCAAATCAGGTGAGTGACAAACCTATGGCggaaaaacaaacaagatATCACCAAACCATTATGGATTATGAGTACCAACTTGGTTGGGTTGTTGGTTGGAAGGACTCCACTATATTATATCGTCAAAAGAGTGTGGAACTAccaaatgataataatataaatcGCAATCATGAAAGTATTTTATccgatgatgaagatagCATATTAATTGAAACGGAATTAAATAAAGTTGCGACAACTAATAATTCGAAAGCAGTCCAGCCTAGTCGACAATTGGTACTGAACGATAACTTGGATGTAGATACTTTGAATAGCAGGTATACTAATGTTGATAGAAAACAAAACTCGACGTCATAtcttattaaaaaaaaaccgtacaagaagaaaatcgACACTAGAGTACCAAATTTGGGACTCTCGTGGGCAAATCATGTATCCACGAGGATATTGCTAAGAAAAACTTATATGGCATCACCAATGATAAAAAGAGGAGACCTTAAGTATTATGATGGAACTGATACAAGTAAATTTTGGCAAGCAAGACGAACATTGAAAGTTGttttttcatctttctGTAAGCCTGGCGAAGTCGCTTTCATAATCAGTAAGAAAGGTATTGAATCGGTTGGtgattaa
- the RCR2 gene encoding Rcr2p (similar to Saccharomyces cerevisiae RCR1 (YBR005W) and RCR2 (YDR003W); ancestral locus Anc_3.200), which yields MSPIIDYYKREIVNKLVERDTSTDGNNNTGIVDDDPFSSSSWAWGRWILFVIFVVFILILVFCTARVNRRRRVMGQQPIRGTAWLTPPSYRQSERQYNGSQEYVEDFVPEYTETANDQDLGYYDARGEFHPNSKVDYLPPPQLGEETLAESSNSVERPPNAVVRDRPDTDLDFRRPTTSTFVRPNHPPPNTANSSPGGDEETEMSDFRRPDYPPNQMNTHISNTSASTDDTDFAGSSIEIQDVIAEPKKVLHRDF from the coding sequence ATGAGTCCAATAATCGACTATTATAAGAGAGAGATCGTGAACAAACTCGTTGAGAGAGACACTAGTACTGAtggaaataataacacGGGcattgttgatgatgatccaTTCTCATCCTCGTCTTGGGCATGGGGTAGATGGATTCTTTTCGTCATATTCGTCGTTTTTATACTAATTTTGGTATTTTGTACAGCAAGAGTTAATAGAAGGAGGCGAGTCATGGGCCAGCAACCTATAAGGGGGACTGCTTGGCTTACACCACCATCATATAGACAATCAGAAAGGCAATATAATGGATCACAAGAATATGTTGAAGATTTTGTACCAGAGTATACAGAGACTGCTAATGACCAAGATTTAGGGTATTATGATGCAAGGGGTGAATTTCATCCTAATAGTAAGGTAGATTATCTCCCCCCACCTCAACTGGGCGAGGAAACTTTGGCCGAATCATCAAATTCGGTAGAAAGACCACCAAACGCTGTAGTTAGGGATAGACCTGACACAGATCTCGATTTTAGAAGACCAACGACTTCAACTTTTGTGAGACCAAATCATCCGCCACCTAACACCGCAAATAGCTCCCCTGGTGGTGATGAAGAGACAGAAATGTCTGACTTTAGAAGACCTGACTATCCCCCTAACCAAATGAATACGCATATTAGCAACACATCAGCTTCGACTGATGATACTGATTTTGCTGGCTCGTCAATTGAAATCCAAGATGTTATTGCTGAACCAAAAAAAGTTCTACATCGTGACTTTTAG
- the COQ1 gene encoding trans-hexaprenyltranstransferase (similar to Saccharomyces cerevisiae COQ1 (YBR003W); ancestral locus Anc_3.202) has translation MFTRRTDMVYLGLKQMSRGCFLRSYRFRSSYAVALSAATRLVTPTLAQKNPFSLVSDEMNTLAMNIMTLIGSGHSTLNKVTSYYFEAEGKKIRPLLVLLLSRALSEIPIEERNNIKVDTLDFCDDTKLSHPSSTLFDLPLNNISPLHILHGMKPLNPLTKMVNPFAETKFDKERGILPKQRRLAEIVEMIHTASLLHDDVIDHSGTRRGRPSGNAAFTNKMAVLAGDFLLGRATVSISRLRNPEVVELMSNSIANLVEGEFMQLKNTVIDRDVTIVSDGTKKTIDIPDGKLKLEPHQYSVSLPDTNNNELAHQQKVDIAFQYYLHKTYLKTAALMSKALRSTAILSGAKPPIIEECYNFGKNIGICFQLVDDLLDFSLSKKEIGKPVGVDLDLGIATAPVLYAWREDESLGPIIERSFSEPGDVEITTKAIHKYGGLSKTEKLAEQFKDKALANLREALPESDSRSALEFLTNSILTRRK, from the coding sequence ATGTTTACGAGAAGAACTGACATGGTGTACCTTGGTCTCAAACAGATGAGTAGAGGATGTTTTCTTCGAAGCTACCGATTTAGGTCCTCGTATGCAGTGGCGTTATCTGCAGCAACTAGGTTAGTTACACCGACTCTCGCACAGAAAAACCCATTCTCCTTAGTATCAGACGAAATGAATACATTGGCAATGAATATTATGACGTTGATTGGTTCAGGTCATTCCACCTTGAATAAAGTTACAAGTTATTACTTTGAGGCAGAAGGAAAAAAGATACGTCCACTACTAgttttgttattatcaagaGCACTTTCTGAGATTccaattgaagaaagaaataatattaaggTCGATACACTAGATTTTTGTGATGATACCAAATTAAGCCACCCATCCAGTACTTTATTCGATTTGCccttaaataatatttcgCCGTTGCATATATTACATGGAATGAAACCGTTAAATCCATTAACCAAAATGGTTAACCCATTCGCTGAGACAAAATTCGATAAAGAGAGAGGTATCCTTCCCAAACAAAGACGATTGGCCGAAATTGTAGAGATGATACATACAGCATCTTTGCTACATGATGATGTCATTGATCATTCTGGAACTAGGAGAGGAAGACCAAGCGGCAATGCAGCATTTACAAACAAAATGGCCGTTTTGGCTGGTGATTTTTTATTAGGAAGAGCAACCGTATCTATCTCAAGGTTAAGAAATCCGGAAGTCGTCGAATTGATGTCTAATAGTATTGCCAATTTAGTTGAAGGTGAATTTAtgcaattgaaaaatactGTTATTGATCGGGATGTTACGATCGTTAGCGATGGAACAAAGAAAACGATTGATATTCCTGATGGTAAATTAAAACTTGAGCCTCATCAGTACTCTGTGTCCTTACCTGACACGAATAACAACGAACTAGCTCATCAACAGAAAGTTGATATAGCATTCCAATACTATTTACATAAAACATATTTAAAGACAGCGGCCTTGATGTCGAAAGCATTGAGATCGACAGCGATCCTATCAGGTGCAAAACCGCCAATTATAGAAGAATGTTATAATTTTGGTAAGAATATTGGAATATGTTTCCAGTTGGTAGATGATCTTTTAGATTTCAGTCTGTCGAAAAAAGAAATCGGGAAACCTGTCGGTGTGGACTTAGATCTAGGTATCGCAACGGCACCAGTGCTATATGCTTGGAGAGAGGATGAAAGTCTGGGACCCATCATCGAACGAAGTTTTTCTGAGCCTGGTGATGTTGAAATCACCACTAAAGCCATTCATAAGTACGGCGGGTTAAGTAAGACTGAAAAATTAGCTGAGCAATTCAAAGATAAAGCCCTTGCTAATTTACGAGAAGCATTGCCAGAATCAGATTCTAGATCTGCCTTAGAATTCTTAACAAATAGTATACtaacaagaagaaaataa
- the TWF1 gene encoding twinfilin TWF1 (similar to Saccharomyces cerevisiae TWF1 (YGR080W); ancestral locus Anc_3.404), which translates to MSNQSGIVAEQELLNILSQSIESQESFVIVTSEISNDSTVVEFKNEFDSIEELQKHLTTKYPLYVFVKNGNSFYDFISYVPDQCPVRAKMLYASTKNTLVRQVGTNNIRKQLMYSEPEEFGKHFEEEAVGMYEKNSSLLTDSERAVFEIEEQQRLMKKSRGHKLVSQTNGVTATLTFNVETHGASIGDVLEESNVIIFGIDLANEEVDIIKHSHVSSPKELELEVSQPSYTIYRNRSLNYFIYSCPSGSKVKERMVYASNRSGFIKYLQEVEGITFVKIIEIGDPDELELSLLTNNKDEIESENPTTTRSKFDRPKGPSRKKRI; encoded by the coding sequence ATGTCAAATCAATCTGGGATTGTTGCAGAGCAAGAGCTGCTGAATATCTTGTCCCAATCGATCGAGAGTCAAGAAAGCTTTGTGATTGTTACCAGTGAAATTTCCAACGATTCGACGGTGGTcgaatttaaaaatgaattcgATTCGATCGAAGAACTACAAAAGCATTTAACAACAAAATATCCTCTGTATGTTTTTGTGAAAAACGGTAATTCTTtttatgattttatttcctATGTTCCTGACCAATGTCCTGTTCGTGCCAAAATGCTCTATGCttcaacaaaaaatacCCTTGTTAGACAAGTGGgaacaaataatattagGAAGCAATTAATGTACAGTGAACCAGAAGAATTTGGCAAAcattttgaagaagaagcagtGGGTATGTATGAAAAGAATAGCTCCTTACTTACAGACTCTGAAAGAGCGGTTTTTGAGATCGAAGAACAACAACGCctaatgaaaaaatctCGGGGCCATAAACTTGTTTCTCAAACCAATGGGGTTACGGCTACTCTTACCTTCAATGTTGAAACGCATGGAGCATCCATTGGTGATGTTTTAGAGGAATCGAACGTTATTATCTTCGGTATTGACCTGGCAAATGAGGAGGTCGATATTATTAAACATTCTCATGTATCTTCTCCAAAAGAGTTAGAGCTCGAGGTATCTCAACCTAGCTACACAATTTATAGGAATAGGAgtttaaattattttatctacAGCTGTCCATCTGGAAGTAAGGTAAAAGAACGTATGGTGTATGCATCCAATAGATCTggttttattaaatatctACAAGAGGTCGAGGGGATTACGTTCGTAAAAATAATCGAGATTGGCGACCCCGATGAGCTAGAACTATCACTTTtgacaaataataaagacGAGATTGAAAGTGAAAATCCTACAACAACTAGATCAAAGTTCGATCGGCCAAAAGGCCCAAGCAGAAAGAAGAGGATTTAG